A region from the Cannabis sativa cultivar Pink pepper isolate KNU-18-1 chromosome 9, ASM2916894v1, whole genome shotgun sequence genome encodes:
- the LOC115722378 gene encoding probable acyl-activating enzyme 16, chloroplastic produces MMMMMNQNPTMEIGSLRSNLIWVGHSSNDRCLHSIKFYPFHHRSIFPGKWKGNRDGFFPNRHFHVNCKIQTQELQIRKCSPILESSLLSRDGTLVSDEWKAVPDIWRTSAEKYGDRIAITDTYHDPPSALTYKQLEQEILDFAEGLRVIGIKPDEKLSLFADNSYRWLVVDQGSMTTGAINVVRGSRSSVEELLQIYNHSESVGLAVDNPELFNRISEAFHSKAKIRFIILLWGDKSSLSNEGVEGIPVYNYKQIIQSGQDSRRAIHDSSDVRESYVYEAINSDDIATLVYTSGTTGNPKGVMLTHQNLLHQIHNLWDIVPAEVGDRFLSMLPPWHAYERACEYFTFTHGVEQVYTIVRNLKDDLRQYQPEYIISVPLVYETLYSGIQKQISTSSAARKLIALTFLRASMAYMDFKRIYQGTYLSRNPKQPSILVSLFDWLWARIIAAILWPVHVLAKKLVYSKIHSAIGISKAGVSGGGSLPAHVDKFFEAIGVKVQNGYGLTESAPVVSARRPNLNVLGSVGHPIQHTEFKIVDSESGRVLSPGEIGIVKVRGPQVMKGYFKNPGATEQVLDKEGWLNTGDVGWIAPHHSRGRSRRCGGLVVLQGRAKDTIVLSTGENVEPVELEEAALTSPVIQQIVVIGQDQRRLGAIIVPNKEEALLLAKVLSIVDSNATELSQENLKNLIYNELRKRTSACSFQIGPILVVDEPFTIDGGLMTPTMKIRRDKVVALYKEQIDNLYK; encoded by the exons atgatgatgatgatgaatcaGAATCCAACAATGGAAATTGGTTCTTTGAGGTCGAACCTCATCTGGGTCGGCCACAGTTCCAATGATCGTTGCCTTCATTCCATAAAGTTCTATCCTTTTCACCATAGAAGCATTTTCCCGGGAAAATGGAAAGGAAACAGAGATGGGTTTTTCCCTAATCGTCATTTTCATGTTAATTGCAAAATCCAG ACTCAAGAATTGCAGATAAGAAAGTGTTCACCTATTCTTGAAAGTTCATTGCTGTCACGCGACGGTACCTTGGTGTCAGATGAGTGGAAAGCTGTTCCTGATATATGGAGGACATCAGCTGAGAAGTACGGTGATCGAATAGCAATTACGGATACATACCATGATCCACCTTCAGCTTTGACTTATAAACAG CTGGAACAGGAAATATTGGATTTCGCTGAAGGTTTAAGAGTCATTGGAATAAAACCAGATGAAAAGCTTTCGCTATTCGCTGACAATTCATACCGATGGCTTGTTGTGGATCAGG GGAGTATGACTACCGGAGCAATCAACGTGGTAAGAGGGTCGAGATCGTCGGTTGAAGAACTATTACAAATTTATAATCACTCTGAAAG TGTCGGACTTGCTGTTGACAATCCTGAGTTGTTTAATCGGATTTCAGAAGCTTTCCATTCCAAGGCGAAAATACGGTTTATTATTCTGCTTTGGGGGGATAAATCGAGTTTGTCTAACGAAGGAGTTGAAGGGATACCTGTCTATAACTACAAACAGATTATACAATCGGGACAAGATTCTCGCAGGGCGATACACGATTCTAGTGATGTTA GGGAATCCTATGTTTATGAGGCCATAAACTCCGACGATATTGCTACGCTTGTATACACTAGTGGAACAACTGGAAACCCGAAAGGTGTCATGCTTACGCATCAGAATCTGTTGCACCAG ATACATAACTTGTGGGATATTGTCCCGGCTGAAGTTGGGGATAGATTTCTCAGCATGCTTCCACCTTGGCATGCATACGAACGAGCTTGTGAATATTTTACATTTACACATGGTGTTGAGCAAGTCTacacaattgtgagaaacttaaAG GACGATTTGCGACAGTATCAACCCGAGTACATAATTTCGGTTCCTTTAGTATATGAAACACTCTATAG TGGGATTCAAAAACAAATTTCTACAAGCTCAGCAGCTCGTAAGCTAATCGCGCTTACATTTCTACGAGCTAGTATGGCATACATGGACTTCAAAAGGATTTACCAG GGAACATATCTATCAAGGAACCCGAAGCAACCTTCGATTCTTGTCTCGTTGTTTGATTGGCTATGGGCAAGAATCATCGCCGCAATTTTATGGCCAGTACATGTGTTAGCAAAAAAGCTTGTCTATAGCAAAATTCACTCTGCTATCGGGATATCGAAG GCGGGTGTAAGTGGTGGCGGTAGTTTGCCAGCACACGTTGACAAGTTCTTCGAG GCAATTGGTGTGAAAGTTCAGAATGGATATGGATTAACAGAATCCGCCCCCGTTGTTTCTGCTCGACGACCAAATCTCAAT GTTCTTGGCTCGGTTGGTCACCCAATTCAGCATACCGAGTTCAAAATTGTAGATTCTGAAAGCGGTAGGGTTCTTTCGCCTGGTGAAATCGGTATTGTAAAAGTAAGGGGACCACAAGTGATGAAAGGTTACTTCAAG AATCCCGGAGCTACTGAGCAAGTTTTAGATAAGGAAGGGTGGTTAAATACTGGTGATGTAGGTTGGATTGCTCCTCATCATTCGAGAGGGAGAAGTCGTCGATGTGGAGGATTAGTCGTTCTTCAAGGACGTGCTAAGGATACCATTGTTCTTTCAACAG GCGAAAATGTCGAACCTGTTGAGCTCGAAGAAGCTGCATTGACAAGTCCCGTAATTCAGCAAATTGTTGTCATTGGCCAG GATCAACGACGCCTTGGAGCTATAATCGTTCCTAACAAGGAAGAAGCTTTACTGTTAGCAAAAGTGTTATCTATTGTAGATTCTAATGCCACTGAACTAAGTCAGGAGAATTTAAAGAACTTAATATACAACGAATTACGAAAACG GACTTCAGCGTGTTCGTTCCAAATTGGACCGATCCTTGTGGTGGACGAGCCCTTTACG ATCGACGGCGGTCTAATGACTCCTACCATGAAAATTCGTCGGGACAAAGTGGTAGCTCTTTACAAGGAACAAATAGACAATTTGTATAAGTAA
- the LOC115722392 gene encoding adenylosuccinate synthetase 2, chloroplastic: MNLSSLTTLDSNLLSNPRCRAFKAHFRTNVSRPRNIVVCSFNPPAAASSSLSSVAESATHKFSRIESLSQVSGVLGCQWGDEGKGKLVDILAQHFDIVARCQGGANAGHTIYNAEGKKFALHLVPSGILNEETMCVIGNGVVIHLPGFFKEIDGLESNGVSCDGRILVSDRAHLLFDFHQEIDGLREAELAKSFIGTTRRGIGPCYSSKVIRNGIRVGDLRHMDTFPQKLDVLLSDAASRFRDFKYSPEMLKEEVEKYKRFAERLEPFIVDSVHVMNEAILEKKKILVEGGQATMLDIDFGTYPFVTSSSPSAGGICTGLGIAPRVVGDLIGVVKAYTTRVGSGPFPTEMLGQGGDLLRFAGQEFGTTTGRPRRCGWLDIVALKYCCQINGFSSLNLTKLDVLSDLPEIQLGVTYKLADGTPIKSFPSDLRLLEQLKVEYEVMPGWNTDISSVRNYSDLPKAACEYVERIEELVGIPVHYIGVGPGRDALIFK, from the exons ATGAACTTATCCTCCCTCACAACTCTGGACTCCAATCTTCTCTCCAACCCTAGGTGCAGGGCCTTCAAAGCTCACTTTCGGACCAATGTTTCTCGTCCCAGAAACATCGTTGTCTGCTCCTTCAACCCCCCGGCAGCTGCTTCATCATCACTCAGCAGCGTTGCTGAGTCCGCTACCCATAAGTTTAGTCGAATTGAGTCATTGAGTCAGGTCTCGGGTGTGTTAGGCTGCCAGTGGGGTGACGAAGGTAAAGGCAAACTAGTCGACATATTGGCCCAACACTTCGATATAGTTGCTCGTTGTCAG GGTGGAGCTAATGCTGGACATACCATCTACAATGCAGAAGGAAAGAAATTCGCCCTTCACCTTGTGCCGtctggtattttgaatgaggaaacTATGTGTGTTATCGGAAATGGAGTTGTGATTCATCTTCCTGGTTTTTTCAAAGAGATTGATGGGCTTGAATCGAATGGAGTCTCCTGCGACGGAAGGATATTGGTTTCCGATCGTGCCCACCTACTATTTGATTTCCATCAAGAGATTGATGGGCTTAGAGAAGCTGAGCTTGCCAAGTCTTTTATTGGAACAACAAGGAGAGGGATTGGACCTTGTTACTCGAGCAAAGTTATTCGAAATGGCATTAGAGTAGGTGACTTGAGGCACATGGATACTTTCCCTCAGAAACTTGATGTTTTGTTATCAGATGCTGCATCAAGATTCCGAGATTTTAAATATAGCCCCGAAATGCTCAAAGAAGAGGTTGAGAAATACAAGAGGTTTGCTGAGAGGTTGGAACCCTTTATTGTTGATTCTGTGCATGTAATGAATGAAGCAATcttagagaagaagaagattttGGTCGAAGGTGGTCAAGCAACCATGCTCGATATCGACTTTGGAACATACCCTTTTGTTACTTCTTCTAGCCCATCAGCTGGTGGAATTTGCACTGGTCTTGGAATTGCACCAAGAGTTGTAGGTGATCTTATTGGAGTG GTAAAAGCCTACACTACTAGAGTTGGCTCTGGTCCATTCCCAACCGAAATGTTGGGTCAAGGGGGCGACCTTCTTAGGTTTGCCGGGCAAGAGTTTGGCACAACAACAGGGCGTCCACGCCGTTGTGGTTGGCTTGACATAGTTGCTCTCAAGTATTGTTGTCAAATTAATGGTTTTTCCTCACTCAATCTCACCAAACTTGATGTGTTATCCGATCTTCCCGAAATTCAATTGGGGGTCACATACAAGCTAGCTGATGGCACACCAATCAAATCGTTCCCATCCGACCTTCGTCTCCTCGAGCAATTGAAG gTGGAGTATGAAGTAATGCCTGGATGGAACACTGATATATCTTCTGTAAGAAACTATTCTGATCTGCCAAAGGCTGCTTGTGAATATGTGGAGAGAATAGAAGAACTTGTGGGCATTCCAGTTCATTATATTGGTGTTGGGCCTGGAAGAGATGCCCTcatattcaaataa